A region of Pseudomonas cavernicola DNA encodes the following proteins:
- a CDS encoding VPA1269 family protein, which produces MVVKNKLKKYSTYIEAQAAVRALGIQSSTDYKRHYKQDPRLPSHPHVVYAGIGWEDWYKFLGVEKIELYTYAEAKLAIKRLGLKDSVEYKRRFKEDRRLPSNPHVAYKNKGWVAFLDFFDRPNRLIYPTYEEARAAVRVLKIRSVQQYLLRYGEDPLLPHKPDSYYRDCGWVDWYDFFGKGKPYSTYLEARAAALALGVKNSTEYFLRRSEDPRLPRSPSNVYARKGWVNWYVFLGNESPDFYRTYTEARSAVQKLQINNIKEYKKHYSQDSKLPCQPDLVYSDEWVDWYDFLNKERSTLYYEYFDAKLAVQKLTILSYKDYLKRYQEDPRLPCNPNYHYEGKGWVSWNEFLGIGRNIYFTYAEAQTAAQKLGIQTSHEYKRRYREDPKLPSSPNSYYAGVGWTDVYDFLGRERPDYYQTYEEAQAAVKALGIQSMDEYRDRYREDPRLSPQPHVLYLFNGWSGGYAFLGKEKPVYFPAGYPKMLEEAEKWLATQVGIAAKRKSIKIFLSFIESQKYPDDPRYLLLRSNKFDVNVYICLVESQAESMRRPLHSNVQAFYQWVLDEHCTDVDGSEKIVLPEYRNPFSSILSGFLDGLPSYRPSQSTKPPLGYEFILRARNFLVPNGFQTLGDMPHLQEFFNSYTDWIDIDESKLDKNDPNCVWRYLENAERRIDGRRERVNTFQIWTPVRFVALYTLLRYPLRGQQILWLDGGEADKEIAVRDADGQIRWVENAGPLVGRGTKKRRAQAAVQRGASDAPKLFVTTNKTGRREGGYDVEWIPDDLVYWFLLLRDWQAKYLPLSEPTPWDEIKVRAETNSKILKSRGTQCFLFRTDSSGQPLHTTTAFSHLLPALLHAIQRPGEDLAYPSEINKGRFISPYTPHSLRVSLITAYIADGNAPIHLIAKLVGHSSLVMTIYYTKLNNEQMRRPMGEVEKRIALLAADREIEMLKTHGLHSLSSQLIATDGNRSLIESNVPNTACVIFDWGICPMSAASCHLGGECLTERKAESIYAPVEAGYLGQKNCLRCRFFITGVPFYGGLTALWNEISLESHTEVERYNSFTAEVDRLERDQYDALKEGRAFLYESDRKRAIANQQQSASKLDALLNDAVFAYRFMLGCEELIKESAEIKDGIRLIAGGDLYEVGVAIEESKTNYHLLAEICQNATIYQSSNPSRAIPLIAQAIDRMAENNGLKPAMFRLTDQKKLVVCNELNRLLLQRLGSWERIDDLFAGDLMLLDIDAHQPELKRISPEIQLLLSSGGTVKTALAEDLIYE; this is translated from the coding sequence GTGGTTGTAAAAAATAAATTAAAAAAATATAGCACTTATATCGAAGCTCAAGCCGCTGTGCGCGCCCTTGGTATTCAATCATCTACCGATTACAAGAGACATTATAAGCAGGACCCTAGATTGCCCAGTCATCCCCATGTAGTCTACGCTGGTATTGGATGGGAGGATTGGTACAAGTTCTTAGGTGTTGAGAAAATTGAGCTTTATACCTATGCAGAGGCAAAGCTCGCTATAAAACGGCTTGGCTTAAAGGATTCTGTCGAATATAAGCGGCGCTTCAAAGAAGACCGGAGGCTGCCCTCCAATCCTCATGTTGCATACAAAAACAAAGGCTGGGTGGCTTTCTTAGATTTTTTTGATAGACCAAATCGACTTATTTATCCGACATATGAAGAGGCTCGCGCCGCGGTTAGGGTGCTTAAAATAAGAAGCGTTCAACAATATCTGCTCCGTTACGGAGAAGACCCATTATTGCCACATAAGCCAGATAGCTATTACCGGGATTGCGGTTGGGTTGATTGGTATGATTTTTTTGGCAAGGGTAAACCCTATTCTACTTATTTAGAGGCGCGAGCGGCTGCGCTAGCACTAGGAGTTAAGAATAGTACCGAGTATTTTTTGAGACGGTCGGAAGATCCAAGGTTGCCTAGGTCCCCCAGTAATGTATACGCCCGTAAGGGTTGGGTTAACTGGTACGTTTTTTTGGGGAATGAGTCACCTGACTTTTATCGTACCTATACTGAAGCACGATCTGCAGTACAGAAACTTCAGATTAATAACATTAAAGAATACAAAAAGCACTATTCTCAAGATTCGAAATTGCCCTGTCAGCCTGATTTAGTGTATTCAGATGAGTGGGTTGATTGGTATGATTTTTTGAATAAAGAACGGTCGACTCTTTATTACGAATATTTCGATGCAAAGTTGGCTGTGCAAAAGCTGACGATATTGAGCTATAAGGATTATCTTAAGCGATATCAGGAGGATCCTAGATTACCATGTAATCCAAATTATCATTATGAGGGTAAGGGATGGGTTAGCTGGAATGAATTTCTAGGCATAGGGCGAAATATTTACTTTACCTATGCTGAGGCGCAAACGGCTGCTCAGAAGCTAGGCATTCAGACGTCCCACGAATATAAGAGGCGTTATAGAGAAGATCCGAAATTGCCTTCTAGTCCGAATTCTTACTATGCAGGAGTAGGTTGGACTGACGTCTATGACTTTTTGGGTAGGGAACGGCCAGACTATTATCAGACTTATGAAGAAGCCCAAGCGGCAGTTAAAGCGTTGGGGATTCAGAGTATGGACGAGTACAGGGATCGCTATAGAGAAGATCCTCGTTTGTCTCCTCAGCCACACGTGCTCTATCTCTTCAATGGTTGGTCGGGGGGATATGCTTTTTTGGGCAAGGAGAAGCCAGTCTATTTTCCGGCCGGCTACCCAAAGATGCTGGAGGAAGCGGAAAAATGGTTAGCAACTCAGGTTGGTATCGCTGCTAAGAGAAAATCCATTAAGATTTTTTTGAGTTTTATTGAATCTCAGAAATATCCTGATGATCCCAGATACTTGTTGCTCCGCTCAAACAAATTTGATGTTAACGTATATATATGCTTGGTTGAGAGCCAGGCAGAGTCTATGAGGAGGCCATTGCATTCTAACGTGCAAGCTTTCTATCAGTGGGTTCTGGATGAACATTGCACTGATGTTGATGGCTCCGAAAAGATTGTTCTTCCAGAGTATAGAAATCCATTTTCAAGCATTCTGAGTGGGTTCTTAGATGGCCTTCCTTCTTACCGTCCTAGTCAGTCGACCAAGCCACCTTTAGGCTATGAATTTATCTTGCGTGCGCGCAATTTTTTGGTACCCAATGGCTTTCAGACTCTTGGGGATATGCCCCATTTGCAAGAGTTCTTTAATTCTTACACTGACTGGATTGATATTGATGAGTCTAAGCTTGATAAGAATGATCCTAACTGTGTTTGGCGCTATCTAGAGAACGCTGAGCGTCGAATTGATGGGCGGCGTGAGAGAGTAAATACCTTCCAGATCTGGACGCCAGTTCGTTTCGTTGCGCTATATACTCTATTGAGATATCCACTCAGAGGTCAGCAAATTCTCTGGTTGGATGGTGGTGAAGCAGATAAAGAAATCGCTGTTCGAGATGCAGATGGTCAGATTCGGTGGGTGGAAAATGCGGGCCCATTGGTTGGTAGAGGAACTAAGAAGCGAAGAGCACAAGCTGCTGTACAAAGAGGGGCATCGGACGCTCCCAAGCTCTTCGTGACTACAAATAAAACTGGTCGCAGAGAAGGTGGTTATGATGTCGAGTGGATTCCTGATGATTTAGTGTATTGGTTTCTGTTATTAAGAGATTGGCAGGCAAAATATCTTCCGCTGAGTGAGCCTACACCTTGGGACGAAATTAAGGTTCGTGCTGAAACAAATAGTAAGATTCTTAAGTCGCGCGGGACTCAGTGCTTCCTATTTCGGACTGATTCGTCTGGACAACCTTTGCATACCACGACAGCATTTTCACACTTGTTACCTGCGCTGCTTCATGCGATCCAACGCCCTGGTGAGGACCTTGCGTATCCTTCAGAAATTAACAAAGGAAGATTTATTAGTCCTTATACGCCTCATAGCTTACGTGTCAGTTTGATTACAGCATACATTGCCGATGGTAATGCACCGATTCACTTGATCGCTAAGTTGGTTGGCCATTCTTCACTAGTCATGACAATTTACTATACCAAGCTAAACAATGAGCAAATGCGGCGCCCAATGGGTGAGGTGGAGAAGCGGATTGCACTCTTGGCAGCTGATCGCGAAATTGAGATGCTCAAGACCCATGGGTTGCATTCTCTCAGTAGTCAGCTAATTGCTACTGATGGAAATAGATCTCTAATTGAGTCGAATGTTCCGAATACTGCATGTGTGATCTTTGACTGGGGAATTTGTCCTATGTCAGCAGCTTCCTGTCACCTAGGAGGTGAGTGCTTGACTGAAAGGAAGGCTGAGAGTATTTACGCGCCAGTTGAAGCGGGCTACCTGGGCCAGAAGAACTGCCTTCGGTGTCGATTCTTCATTACAGGCGTTCCATTTTATGGTGGGTTGACCGCGCTCTGGAATGAGATAAGTTTGGAGTCTCATACGGAGGTTGAGCGTTACAATAGTTTCACTGCCGAAGTGGATAGGCTCGAGAGAGATCAATATGACGCTCTTAAAGAAGGTCGGGCCTTCCTGTACGAGTCGGATCGGAAACGCGCAATAGCCAATCAGCAGCAAAGTGCATCCAAGCTTGATGCTCTTTTGAATGATGCAGTTTTTGCCTACCGATTTATGTTGGGGTGTGAAGAATTAATAAAAGAGAGCGCGGAGATCAAGGATGGTATCAGGTTGATAGCGGGTGGGGATCTGTACGAGGTCGGTGTGGCTATCGAAGAGTCGAAAACTAATTATCATTTGTTGGCTGAAATATGTCAGAACGCCACCATTTATCAATCTTCAAATCCGTCTCGAGCTATCCCTCTTATCGCTCAAGCTATTGATCGTATGGCTGAAAATAACGGACTTAAGCCAGCTATGTTTCGTCTCACTGATCAGAAGAAACTAGTTGTTTGCAATGAGCTCAACAGACTACTGCTCCAGAGACTTGGTTCGTGGGAGCGTATTGATGATCTGTTTGCAGGTGACTTAATGCTACTTGATATTGATGCGCACCAGCCGGAGCTTAAAAGGATTTCACCTGAGATCCAGCTTCTTTTATCGAGCGGTGGCACTGTTAAAACTGCTTTGGCCGAGGATCTTATTTATGAGTGA
- a CDS encoding putative bifunctional diguanylate cyclase/phosphodiesterase, with protein MPVQASVEQEPGFLNRALRTLSGCNRALLRATDETALYQEICRVVVEQAGYRFAWVGRAEHDPGKSITHLAQTGLDLDYASSLRLTWANAELGRGPAGTAIRTGKICISHDVQSDPALGPWREGALERGIASLLSLPLWVEEEIFGSFDIGALEPNAFGAQEVELLSQAAEDLGFGIATLRTRTRAAEAEATIKRMAYSDALTGLPNRVRLRELLEEAIVAAKQERRPLGLLQLEVGRSREINEVLGYHEADRLQQEIANRLVQTAGAANPVARVGECEFAVLMPSGGAEQASQLAQRILVALDEPIELSGLFLDARASIGIALYPGHGTDPEALIRRGSIALEQAKRSSTGYALFKGGLDLECAQRMALMGDLRRAIEHNELLLHYQPKLQIATNKVCGSEALVRWQHPQHGLIAPDQFIKLAESTGLITPLTYWVLDAALAQRYAWHEEGIERPVSVNLSARDLRDPKLLERINGSFATWGAQSDWIEFELTESALMEDPVTAMETLVRLKNLDAQLAIDDFGTGYSSLAYLQQLPVDSLKIDQSFVTRMTCDDGSAKIVHSIIELAHNLDLTVVAEGVEDQATLTQLGRLGCDIAQGYTISRPIPAEQFRDWEAHSTWH; from the coding sequence ATGCCAGTGCAGGCGTCCGTCGAGCAAGAACCGGGGTTCCTCAACCGGGCGCTGCGTACCCTGAGTGGCTGCAACCGGGCGCTGTTGCGTGCCACGGATGAAACCGCGCTGTACCAGGAGATTTGCCGGGTGGTGGTAGAGCAGGCCGGTTACCGCTTCGCCTGGGTCGGCCGCGCCGAGCACGATCCGGGCAAGAGCATCACCCACCTGGCCCAGACCGGACTCGACCTGGACTACGCCAGCTCGCTCAGGTTGACTTGGGCCAATGCCGAGCTGGGAAGGGGCCCCGCGGGGACCGCAATCCGCACCGGCAAGATTTGCATCAGCCATGACGTGCAGAGTGACCCAGCGCTCGGCCCCTGGCGCGAAGGTGCGCTGGAGCGCGGGATCGCCTCTTTGCTGTCGCTGCCGCTGTGGGTCGAGGAGGAGATCTTCGGCTCCTTCGACATCGGCGCCCTCGAGCCCAATGCCTTCGGTGCGCAGGAGGTGGAGTTACTCAGTCAGGCCGCCGAGGATCTGGGCTTTGGCATCGCCACGCTGCGCACCCGCACCCGCGCCGCGGAGGCTGAGGCCACCATCAAGCGCATGGCTTACTCTGACGCCCTCACTGGGCTACCGAACCGGGTCCGCCTGCGGGAGTTGCTGGAGGAAGCGATAGTTGCAGCCAAACAGGAGCGGCGACCACTCGGCTTACTGCAGCTGGAAGTCGGGCGCAGCCGGGAGATCAATGAGGTCCTGGGTTACCATGAGGCCGACCGACTCCAGCAGGAAATCGCCAATCGGCTGGTGCAAACGGCGGGCGCGGCGAACCCGGTTGCCCGGGTCGGCGAGTGCGAGTTCGCCGTGCTGATGCCCAGCGGCGGCGCCGAGCAGGCGTCGCAGTTGGCGCAGCGGATCCTGGTGGCGCTCGATGAACCGATCGAGCTTTCCGGGCTATTCCTCGATGCCCGGGCGAGCATCGGGATTGCCCTGTACCCCGGTCACGGCACCGATCCCGAGGCGTTGATCCGCCGGGGCAGTATCGCCCTGGAGCAGGCCAAACGCTCCAGCACCGGTTATGCGCTGTTCAAGGGTGGCCTGGACCTGGAATGCGCCCAACGCATGGCGCTGATGGGCGACCTGCGGCGGGCGATCGAGCACAACGAGCTCCTGCTGCATTATCAGCCAAAGCTACAGATCGCCACGAACAAGGTGTGCGGCTCAGAAGCGCTGGTGCGTTGGCAGCATCCTCAGCACGGCCTGATCGCCCCCGACCAATTCATCAAGCTCGCCGAGAGTACCGGGCTGATCACGCCGCTCACCTACTGGGTGCTGGACGCGGCGCTGGCTCAGCGCTATGCCTGGCATGAAGAAGGCATCGAGCGGCCGGTGTCGGTCAATCTCTCGGCGCGGGACCTGCGCGATCCCAAGCTGCTCGAGCGGATCAACGGCTCCTTCGCCACCTGGGGTGCGCAGTCGGACTGGATCGAGTTCGAGCTGACCGAAAGCGCCCTGATGGAAGACCCCGTGACGGCGATGGAGACGCTGGTGCGGCTCAAGAACCTCGACGCACAGCTTGCTATCGACGACTTCGGCACCGGTTACTCATCGTTGGCCTACCTGCAGCAGTTGCCGGTGGACTCGCTGAAGATCGACCAATCCTTCGTCACTCGTATGACCTGCGACGACGGCTCGGCGAAGATAGTGCACTCCATCATCGAACTCGCGCACAACCTGGATCTCACTGTAGTTGCCGAAGGGGTCGAGGATCAGGCCACCTTGACCCAGCTTGGGCGGCTCGGTTGCGACATCGCCCAGGGTTACACCATCAGCCGGCCAATCCCCGCGGAGCAATTCCGCGATTGGGAAGCTCACTCGACCTGGCATTGA
- the moaA gene encoding GTP 3',8-cyclase MoaA → MDSILQDGFGRSIDYLRMSVTDRCDFRCVYCMAEDMTFLPRQQVLELEELYRLAALFVGNGVKKIRLTGGEPLVRQGIVGLCEKIAVLPGLRELVMTSNGSQLVRMAQPLADAGVKRLNISLDSLDPARFRAITRTGDLAQVLAGIDAAVAAGFARIKLNTVVMQGRNAAEVLDLVDYAVNRGLDISFIEEMPLGDVGRSRGESYCSSDWVRERIAERYSLLDSTEQSGGPASYVRLKDFPESRIGFISPHSHNFCASCNRLRLTVEGRLLLCLGHEHSIDLRTLLRRYPETNQPLLSAIQVGLLHKPMRHEFSLDGEVQVLRFMNASGG, encoded by the coding sequence ATGGACAGCATTCTGCAGGATGGCTTCGGCCGCAGTATCGATTACCTGCGTATGTCGGTGACCGATCGCTGCGATTTTCGTTGTGTGTACTGCATGGCCGAGGACATGACTTTTCTGCCCCGCCAGCAGGTGCTCGAGCTGGAGGAGTTGTACCGGCTGGCGGCGCTGTTTGTCGGTAATGGGGTAAAGAAAATTCGCCTCACCGGCGGAGAGCCGCTGGTGCGCCAGGGCATCGTCGGCCTGTGTGAAAAGATCGCTGTCCTGCCGGGACTGCGTGAGCTGGTGATGACCAGCAACGGTTCGCAACTGGTGAGGATGGCGCAGCCCCTGGCCGATGCCGGGGTCAAGCGGCTCAACATTAGCCTCGATAGCCTCGATCCAGCGCGCTTCCGCGCCATTACTCGCACCGGCGACCTGGCTCAGGTACTGGCTGGAATCGATGCGGCGGTTGCGGCCGGCTTCGCCCGTATCAAGTTGAATACCGTGGTGATGCAGGGGCGCAATGCCGCCGAGGTGCTCGACCTAGTCGACTATGCGGTCAACCGTGGCCTGGACATCAGCTTCATCGAGGAAATGCCGTTGGGGGACGTCGGTCGTTCGCGTGGGGAGAGCTATTGCTCCAGTGACTGGGTACGCGAGCGCATCGCCGAGCGCTACAGCCTGCTCGACAGCACTGAGCAGAGCGGCGGTCCGGCCAGCTATGTGCGCCTCAAGGATTTCCCCGAGAGCCGCATCGGCTTTATCTCGCCGCACAGCCACAACTTCTGCGCCAGCTGCAACCGCTTGCGCCTGACGGTGGAAGGGCGTCTGCTGCTGTGCCTGGGGCATGAGCATTCCATCGACCTGCGCACCTTGCTGCGTCGTTACCCGGAAACCAACCAACCATTGCTCAGCGCCATTCAGGTAGGACTGCTGCACAAGCCCATGCGCCATGAATTCAGTTTGGACGGAGAAGTACAGGTGCTGCGCTTCATGAATGCCAGTGGTGGTTAG
- a CDS encoding FMN-binding negative transcriptional regulator translates to MPFELAPNQGEQGTLHARVARNNPVWKDVQSGDEVLVVFAVRTCISRSLPRRGRGA, encoded by the coding sequence CTGCCTTTTGAACTAGCACCAAATCAAGGAGAGCAAGGGACGCTTCATGCTCGTGTGGCACGCAATAATCCCGTCTGGAAGGACGTCCAAAGCGGTGATGAAGTACTCGTCGTTTTCGCGGTGCGGACCTGCATAAGTCGTTCACTTCCTAGGCGAGGTAGAGGGGCATAG
- a CDS encoding HipA domain-containing protein, with product MQRYPDSAMNVLAESMRQHLDHRYLPEDQKELFSRMVFNILVNNDDNHSRNHSFVLGGTQNRVQCLDHRGLILE from the coding sequence ATACAGCGCTATCCCGATAGCGCCATGAATGTGCTGGCTGAGTCAATGCGCCAGCACCTAGACCATCGATACCTTCCCGAGGACCAAAAGGAGTTGTTCAGTCGAATGGTTTTCAACATCCTGGTGAACAACGATGACAACCACTCTCGTAATCACAGTTTCGTGCTTGGGGGGACCCAGAACAGAGTCCAGTGCCTGGATCACAGGGGCCTGATTCTCGAGTAA
- the gmtX gene encoding gamma-mobile-trio protein GmtX yields the protein MSEQLISPQETFARLINDASDIRRKRSLEALNEVCELLHQRGSPDFSYKTIVTLGKDRGLPVPGEKSIVNSTGEHYRELIQAWKHISIQGVISSKPSQSNWIDKIEDPVVRMSVQLLAKELRALKAKAARQSYHSAPIYLGGQAGHEAPSPPQYNEMELMALKAAIDPETLAPLGLSIGSRGEVIDSKGRTVHKPGFRDAIEKVLSLKVV from the coding sequence ATGAGTGAGCAATTGATTTCCCCGCAGGAGACTTTTGCTAGGCTGATCAATGATGCGAGCGATATTCGCCGTAAACGTAGTCTCGAAGCTTTGAATGAGGTGTGCGAATTACTCCACCAACGTGGCTCGCCAGACTTCTCATACAAGACAATAGTCACTCTCGGCAAGGATCGTGGTTTGCCTGTGCCTGGTGAAAAATCTATTGTTAATTCAACGGGAGAGCACTACCGAGAGCTAATCCAAGCGTGGAAGCATATTTCAATCCAGGGCGTTATCAGTTCTAAGCCAAGCCAGAGCAATTGGATTGATAAGATTGAGGATCCCGTAGTTCGTATGAGCGTCCAACTTCTGGCCAAGGAGTTGCGGGCACTGAAGGCAAAAGCCGCCCGACAGTCCTACCATAGTGCCCCGATTTATTTGGGGGGACAAGCAGGGCACGAAGCACCGTCTCCGCCTCAGTACAACGAAATGGAGTTGATGGCTCTGAAGGCTGCAATTGATCCTGAGACTCTTGCGCCTTTGGGCCTATCGATCGGTAGCAGGGGAGAGGTTATAGATTCAAAAGGAAGGACGGTGCACAAGCCTGGATTTCGTGACGCTATTGAGAAAGTCCTCTCCTTGAAGGTCGTGTGA
- the gmtY gene encoding gamma-mobile-trio recombinase GmtY, whose product MAFESSHREYRTIVANATGLHEKLPVVITDHGVLDQFLRYMYRSRRKSRSWQDSATFAVQLLLEYMEANHGYFETPQELFVSFADSLYTGTVDNYDDPSGLYWQPRDPAEAGKLIAHVTRFSDWLSAVSENSSLQLNPWRQATDHEQRLNWAAYSHRRDNAFLSHLWANPETDKSRSFRAKHSPGERQSSVKHFPDDNFESLITEGFRRRKRDSLGHIDIRNVLITYLMHYGGLRLSEALSLWSGDVTVEKGEVIVRVYHPQNGMAPDNKSLRSVYLQKKYGLQPRNTLVKAIDPLFIGWKEPLITDPEKRCFEVFFHPYKTAFVFAELWRNYHLTQRSKPGSGLDHPYAFTNQDGKPYTHRAFRKAHELAVRRIGMSYGKNFGTTPHGHRHAFGQRLQRNGASRLIIKNALHHVLLQSSETYTQPTAEYLRQQIRELEDRLSM is encoded by the coding sequence ATGGCATTTGAGTCATCGCACCGTGAGTACAGAACCATTGTTGCCAATGCCACCGGATTGCATGAGAAATTGCCAGTTGTCATCACTGATCATGGGGTTCTGGATCAATTTCTTCGCTACATGTACCGGAGTCGTCGTAAAAGCAGGTCTTGGCAGGACTCAGCTACATTCGCCGTTCAATTGCTGCTGGAGTACATGGAGGCAAACCACGGCTATTTCGAAACTCCACAAGAGCTATTCGTTTCATTCGCGGACTCGCTATACACCGGGACAGTTGATAATTACGACGATCCGTCCGGATTGTATTGGCAGCCGAGAGACCCAGCCGAAGCAGGAAAACTAATAGCCCACGTCACGCGTTTTTCGGATTGGCTGTCTGCCGTTTCAGAAAATTCAAGCCTGCAACTCAATCCCTGGAGGCAGGCTACTGATCATGAGCAACGATTGAACTGGGCAGCCTATTCACATCGTCGCGATAACGCTTTCCTTTCCCATCTTTGGGCAAATCCCGAAACAGATAAGTCTAGAAGCTTTCGCGCAAAACACTCGCCTGGCGAACGTCAATCTTCAGTCAAACATTTTCCAGATGATAATTTTGAATCATTGATTACTGAAGGGTTTAGGCGGCGTAAGCGTGATTCGCTAGGGCATATTGATATCCGGAATGTATTAATTACGTACTTAATGCATTACGGCGGGCTGAGGCTTTCGGAGGCACTTTCCTTGTGGTCAGGTGACGTTACTGTTGAGAAGGGAGAGGTTATAGTCCGAGTTTACCATCCACAAAATGGGATGGCTCCTGATAATAAATCGCTGCGCAGTGTGTACTTACAAAAGAAATATGGCTTACAACCACGTAATACGCTCGTCAAAGCAATTGACCCGCTATTTATCGGTTGGAAAGAACCGCTGATTACTGATCCTGAAAAGCGATGTTTCGAAGTATTTTTTCACCCCTATAAGACCGCATTTGTCTTTGCAGAGCTTTGGCGTAACTACCATTTAACACAACGTAGTAAACCTGGATCTGGTTTAGATCATCCTTATGCCTTCACAAATCAAGATGGAAAGCCCTATACGCATCGTGCTTTTCGCAAGGCTCACGAACTTGCAGTCCGACGGATAGGAATGAGTTACGGAAAAAATTTCGGTACAACTCCTCATGGTCATCGACACGCCTTTGGACAGCGCTTGCAGCGGAATGGGGCGAGTCGTCTCATCATCAAAAATGCTCTGCATCACGTCTTACTACAATCTAGTGAAACTTATACTCAGCCTACGGCTGAGTACCTCCGTCAGCAGATACGAGAATTGGAAGATCGGCTGAGTATGTAG
- a CDS encoding TetR/AcrR family transcriptional regulator: MQKEPRKIREFRRREQEILDVALKLFLEQGEDSVTVEMIADAVGIGKGTIYKHFKSKAEIYLRLMLDYERDLNELLHSADVDRDKEALSRAYFEFRMRDPQRYRLFDRLEEKVVKGNQVPEMVEQLHKIRASNFERLTLLIKGRIAEGKLEDVPPYFHYCAAWALVHGAVALYHSPFWSNVLEDQEGFFQFLMDIGVRMGNKRKRDGETPPI, encoded by the coding sequence ATGCAGAAAGAACCCCGTAAGATCCGTGAATTTCGCCGCCGCGAGCAGGAAATTCTCGATGTCGCGCTCAAACTCTTCCTCGAACAGGGTGAGGATAGCGTGACTGTCGAGATGATCGCTGACGCCGTAGGGATTGGCAAAGGCACCATCTACAAGCATTTCAAATCCAAGGCGGAGATCTACCTGCGCCTGATGCTCGACTACGAGCGTGATTTGAACGAGTTGCTGCACTCGGCCGACGTGGATCGTGACAAGGAGGCCTTGTCGCGTGCTTATTTCGAGTTCCGCATGCGTGATCCGCAACGTTATCGATTGTTCGACCGCTTGGAGGAGAAAGTCGTCAAAGGCAACCAAGTGCCGGAGATGGTCGAGCAGTTGCATAAGATCCGCGCATCCAATTTCGAGCGCCTGACGCTACTAATTAAAGGCCGGATCGCCGAAGGCAAGCTGGAAGACGTGCCGCCATACTTCCACTATTGCGCTGCCTGGGCGTTGGTGCATGGCGCCGTGGCGCTATACCACTCGCCGTTCTGGAGCAACGTGTTGGAAGATCAGGAAGGCTTCTTCCAGTTCCTCATGGATATCGGTGTGCGCATGGGCAACAAGCGCAAGCGCGACGGCGAGACGCCTCCCATTTGA
- a CDS encoding GTP 3',8-cyclase MoaA, protein MIVDRQGRRFRNLRISLTAACNYACTYCVPDGKRLVAAQDELSAEAMVRGVAYLIEAAGIEKLRITGGEPLVSPKLDVLLRGVSQLGLSDISLTSNGQLLTRKLPLLLETSIRRLNISLDTLDPEAFRRIARGGDLATVLNGLEQARSAGLKIKLNMVPLRGQNLDQVLPLLDYCLERGFELRFIELMRMGHLARDPNSFLQQFVGMPELLAMIGGRYEYQQADAPLDATALRYQITGQGFFGVIANESVPFCRTCSRLRLSSTGWLHGCLSSSNRHYVGDLLDKPRHQALPALQRLLVKALGDKQDMAFSGGVTVMKIIGG, encoded by the coding sequence ATGATCGTCGACCGCCAGGGCAGGCGTTTTCGCAACTTGCGGATCAGCCTGACCGCCGCCTGCAATTACGCTTGCACTTATTGCGTGCCCGACGGCAAGCGTCTGGTCGCGGCGCAGGATGAGTTGTCGGCCGAGGCCATGGTCCGAGGGGTGGCTTATCTGATTGAGGCGGCTGGGATTGAGAAGCTGCGTATTACCGGTGGCGAGCCACTGGTCAGCCCTAAGCTGGATGTGCTGTTGCGCGGGGTCAGCCAACTGGGTTTGAGCGACATCAGCTTGACCAGTAATGGTCAGTTGCTGACGCGCAAACTGCCGCTGTTACTCGAAACGAGTATCCGCCGTTTAAACATTTCTCTCGATACCCTCGACCCGGAAGCCTTCCGTCGGATTGCCCGTGGCGGTGATCTGGCCACCGTACTGAATGGTCTGGAGCAGGCGCGGTCGGCTGGGTTGAAGATCAAGCTGAACATGGTGCCGCTGCGCGGGCAGAACCTGGATCAGGTCTTGCCGTTGCTGGATTACTGCCTGGAGCGTGGCTTCGAGCTGCGCTTTATCGAGCTGATGCGCATGGGCCACCTGGCCCGCGATCCGAATAGCTTTTTACAGCAGTTCGTCGGCATGCCCGAACTGCTGGCAATGATCGGTGGGCGTTACGAGTATCAGCAGGCCGATGCGCCATTGGATGCCACGGCATTGCGTTACCAGATCACCGGGCAGGGCTTCTTTGGCGTGATCGCCAACGAAAGCGTGCCGTTCTGTCGCACCTGCTCGCGGCTGCGATTGTCCTCTACGGGTTGGCTGCACGGCTGCCTGTCATCGAGTAATCGCCACTATGTCGGTGACCTGCTCGACAAACCACGCCATCAGGCCTTGCCAGCCTTGCAGCGGTTATTGGTCAAGGCGCTGGGTGACAAGCAGGATATGGCGTTCTCTGGCGGCGTGACTGTGATGAAAATTATTGGCGGCTGA